One part of the Thermodesulfovibrio sp. 3462-1 genome encodes these proteins:
- a CDS encoding phosphomannomutase/phosphoglucomutase, with protein MEDRIFREYDIRGIYGKDLTENVAYLIGKAFVSLIFNEIGREPKKLSIGMDARLSSEPLKKALIKGITESGVSVIDIGLCPTPVQYFSLFNLPVDGGVMITGSHNPSEFNGFKLSIGKETIYGEKIQTLRKIIENKNFIHSNKIGNIEKYNILDDYINYMINQFKSFEEIKVVVDSGNGTAGIVAPAILKKLGAQVIELYSEPDGRFPNHHPDPVVMKNIQDLINTVIAEKAHVGIGFDGDADRIGVVDEDGDVVWGDRLIIIFARDILQNTPQSKIIGEVKCSQVMYEEIVKFGGTPIMWKTGHSLIKKKMKEEGAVLAGEMSGHIFFSDRYFGYDDAIYAALRLIEIIKKSGKPYGLKKLLKGVKKMQSTPEIRIDCPDEKKFLIVEKIKEHFKQFECNFIDGVRVNFPRGWALIRASNTQPALVLRFEAQTEEDMEDIKTLVHQKLFEVFQFFKIL; from the coding sequence ATGGAAGATAGAATATTCAGAGAATACGATATAAGAGGCATTTATGGAAAAGACCTCACTGAAAATGTAGCTTATTTAATTGGAAAAGCTTTTGTTTCTTTAATATTTAATGAGATTGGAAGAGAACCGAAAAAATTATCAATTGGAATGGATGCAAGATTAAGTTCAGAGCCTTTAAAAAAGGCATTAATAAAGGGTATTACTGAAAGTGGTGTAAGTGTTATTGATATAGGTCTATGCCCGACTCCAGTTCAGTATTTTTCACTTTTTAATCTTCCAGTTGATGGTGGAGTAATGATAACAGGAAGTCATAATCCATCTGAATTTAACGGATTCAAATTAAGCATTGGTAAGGAAACAATATATGGAGAGAAAATTCAGACATTAAGAAAAATTATTGAAAATAAAAATTTTATTCACTCTAACAAAATCGGAAATATTGAAAAATACAACATCCTTGATGACTACATTAACTACATGATAAATCAATTTAAATCTTTTGAAGAAATTAAAGTAGTTGTTGATTCTGGAAATGGAACTGCTGGGATAGTTGCTCCTGCTATTTTAAAAAAACTTGGTGCTCAGGTTATAGAGCTTTACAGCGAGCCTGATGGTAGATTTCCAAATCATCATCCTGATCCTGTTGTTATGAAAAATATTCAGGATTTGATAAACACTGTAATAGCTGAAAAAGCTCATGTTGGTATTGGCTTTGATGGAGATGCAGACAGAATAGGAGTTGTTGATGAAGATGGCGATGTAGTATGGGGAGACAGGCTAATTATTATATTTGCAAGAGATATTTTACAAAATACCCCTCAATCAAAAATAATTGGCGAAGTTAAGTGCTCACAGGTAATGTATGAGGAAATTGTAAAATTCGGCGGAACTCCAATTATGTGGAAAACTGGACATTCTCTTATAAAGAAAAAGATGAAGGAGGAAGGAGCAGTGTTAGCAGGAGAGATGAGTGGTCATATATTTTTCAGTGATAGATATTTCGGATATGATGATGCAATATATGCAGCATTGAGATTAATAGAAATAATAAAAAAATCAGGTAAACCTTATGGATTAAAAAAACTTTTAAAGGGAGTAAAAAAAATGCAAAGCACACCTGAAATAAGAATTGACTGCCCTGATGAAAAAAAATTTTTGATTGTAGAAAAAATTAAAGAGCATTTTAAGCAATTTGAGTGCAATTTCATAGATGGAGTAAGAGTAAACTTTCCCAGAGGATGGGCTTTGATAAGAGCTTCAAATACCCAGCCTGCATTGGTTTTAAGATTTGAAGCTCAAACAGAAGAGGATATGGAAGATATAAAAACTCTTGTCCATCAAAAGCTTTTTGAAGTATTTCAATTTTTCAAAATATTATGA
- a CDS encoding mannose-1-phosphate guanylyltransferase/mannose-6-phosphate isomerase, producing the protein MKFIVLAGGSGTRLWPLSRKNFPKQFLKLHPQEAESFFQKTLKRLSFYEEAEFFVVTNNKHKFYVINQIEEISKKLKNDPKFEIILEPDSKNTAPAIALAIRYAMEKGVSQEEIFFVSPSDHLIKPDKEFIDYIKTAEQIAKKGHIVTFGIKPTRPETGYGYIKVRAPEIEKFFKVEKFVEKPDIETAKKYIEEGNYFWNSGMFAFKADTIIEEFKQHAPQLGKIFEESYERVLNDFQTLPEISIDYAIMEKTQKAALIPVNIFWSDIGSWESLYEILEKDSQGNAVLAESINIETKESLIVGDKRVIATLGLQDTVVVETQDALLIAKKGECQKVKEIVKILSHKAAPLVEEHTTVYRPWGSFTLLETGHRYKIKRITVNPGQALSLQMHHHRSEHWIVVRGTAKVKIGEKEQFVHENESVYVPKSTLHRLENPGKIPLEIIEVQVGEYVEEDDIKRFEDLYGR; encoded by the coding sequence ATGAAATTTATAGTCTTAGCAGGCGGCTCTGGAACAAGGCTATGGCCTCTGTCAAGAAAAAACTTTCCAAAACAGTTTTTAAAGTTACATCCTCAAGAGGCTGAAAGCTTTTTTCAGAAAACATTGAAAAGACTCAGTTTTTATGAAGAAGCAGAATTTTTTGTTGTAACAAATAACAAACACAAATTTTATGTTATTAATCAAATTGAAGAAATTTCAAAAAAATTAAAAAATGATCCCAAATTCGAGATAATTCTTGAACCTGATTCAAAAAATACAGCTCCTGCAATTGCCTTGGCTATAAGATATGCAATGGAAAAAGGAGTTTCTCAAGAGGAAATATTTTTTGTCTCCCCATCTGATCATCTCATTAAGCCTGATAAAGAATTTATAGATTATATAAAAACCGCAGAACAGATTGCTAAAAAAGGACACATTGTAACATTTGGAATAAAACCAACCCGTCCTGAAACAGGCTATGGATATATAAAAGTCCGAGCGCCTGAAATTGAAAAATTTTTTAAAGTAGAAAAATTTGTTGAAAAACCTGACATTGAAACTGCGAAAAAATACATTGAAGAAGGAAACTACTTCTGGAACTCGGGTATGTTTGCTTTCAAAGCTGATACAATAATTGAAGAATTTAAACAACATGCTCCCCAGCTTGGTAAAATCTTTGAAGAATCTTATGAAAGAGTATTAAATGATTTTCAAACTCTTCCAGAGATATCAATTGACTATGCTATTATGGAAAAAACACAGAAAGCAGCACTGATTCCTGTAAACATATTCTGGTCTGACATAGGTTCCTGGGAATCTCTTTATGAAATCCTTGAAAAAGATTCGCAAGGAAATGCAGTACTTGCAGAGTCAATAAACATAGAGACAAAAGAAAGCTTAATTGTTGGCGACAAAAGAGTTATCGCAACTTTGGGACTTCAAGACACAGTGGTTGTGGAAACACAAGATGCATTGCTCATTGCAAAAAAAGGTGAATGTCAGAAAGTTAAAGAAATTGTCAAAATTCTTTCCCATAAGGCAGCTCCACTGGTTGAAGAGCATACAACTGTTTACAGACCTTGGGGAAGTTTTACTCTTCTTGAAACAGGACATAGATACAAAATAAAAAGAATCACAGTAAATCCAGGACAAGCTCTCTCACTTCAGATGCATCATCATAGATCTGAGCACTGGATTGTTGTAAGAGGAACAGCAAAGGTAAAAATTGGTGAAAAAGAACAGTTTGTTCACGAAAATGAATCAGTATATGTTCCAAAAAGCACCCTACACCGACTTGAAAATCCAGGTAAAATTCCTCTTGAAATAATAGAAGTTCAGGTTGGAGAATATGTTGAAGAGGATGATATAAAAAGATTTGAGGATCTTTATGGAAGATAG
- a CDS encoding riboflavin synthase: MFTGIIVEVGKIHEIQKIAQGARLKIFSKKLTESSQIGDSICVNGVCLTICEIDKTKNIISFDISHETLQKTTLGELKKGDSVNLEPALTLNTPLGGHLVSGHVEGIGKIKKIEKIGNDLKIEIEASEEILRYCIKKGSIAVDGVSLTIVDLFSNSFTVVIIPHTAKMTTLGLKKVGDKVNLESDIIAKYVEKFVNQSLDKEDRLLRKLKQYDYF; encoded by the coding sequence ATGTTTACTGGAATTATTGTTGAAGTTGGAAAAATTCATGAAATCCAGAAAATTGCTCAAGGAGCAAGGCTAAAAATATTTTCAAAAAAATTAACAGAGAGCTCTCAGATAGGCGACAGTATTTGTGTTAATGGAGTTTGCCTCACAATTTGCGAGATAGATAAAACAAAAAACATAATTTCTTTTGATATATCTCATGAAACACTTCAAAAAACAACACTTGGTGAGCTAAAAAAGGGTGATTCTGTTAATTTGGAGCCTGCACTTACCCTTAATACTCCTCTTGGAGGCCATCTTGTAAGTGGTCATGTTGAAGGAATTGGGAAAATAAAAAAAATTGAAAAGATAGGGAATGATTTAAAGATAGAAATTGAAGCCTCAGAGGAAATTCTCAGATATTGTATAAAAAAGGGCTCTATTGCTGTTGACGGAGTAAGTCTTACAATTGTTGATTTATTTTCAAATTCCTTTACAGTTGTGATTATTCCTCATACTGCAAAGATGACAACTCTTGGATTAAAAAAAGTTGGAGACAAAGTTAACCTTGAATCTGATATAATTGCTAAATATGTAGAAAAATTTGTAAATCAATCTCTTGATAAAGAAGACAGACTTCTTAGAAAACTTAAACAGTATGATTATTTTTAA
- the lepB gene encoding signal peptidase I yields MTGKKILEYIKSIGIAILIALFIRAYIVQAFKIPSGSMIPTLLIGDHLLVNKFIYGIHPPFSDQRILVFEKPKRGDIIVFKYPEDPSRDFIKRVIAVEGDTVEIRNKKVFVNGVELKEPYARYTDSYIHPRDLDPRDNFGPVKVPQGKLFVMGDNRDQSYDSRFWGFVDLKDVKGKALIIYWSWDNENHKPRLERIGKIIK; encoded by the coding sequence ATGACAGGCAAAAAAATTCTTGAATATATAAAAAGCATAGGCATTGCAATATTGATTGCTCTTTTCATAAGAGCTTACATTGTTCAAGCCTTTAAAATACCGTCAGGTTCAATGATTCCAACGCTCTTAATAGGAGATCATCTTTTGGTAAATAAGTTTATTTATGGAATTCATCCACCCTTTTCAGATCAAAGAATTCTTGTTTTTGAAAAACCAAAAAGAGGAGACATTATAGTTTTTAAATATCCTGAAGACCCAAGCAGAGACTTCATAAAAAGAGTTATAGCAGTTGAAGGAGATACTGTAGAGATAAGAAATAAAAAAGTTTTTGTTAACGGAGTTGAACTTAAGGAGCCCTATGCAAGATATACTGATTCATATATTCATCCAAGAGACCTTGATCCACGCGATAATTTTGGACCTGTAAAAGTTCCTCAAGGAAAGCTTTTTGTAATGGGAGACAACCGTGATCAAAGCTATGATAGCCGTTTCTGGGGATTTGTTGATCTGAAGGATGTAAAAGGCAAAGCACTCATCATATACTGGTCCTGGGATAATGAAAATCACAAACCAAGACTTGAAAGAATTGGTAAAATTATAAAGTAA
- the lepA gene encoding translation elongation factor 4 gives MQRIRNFAIIAHIDHGKSTLADRLLEFTGAVNLGGKMGQILDSMDLERERGITIKAHAVRLNWKAQDGETYILNLIDTPGHVDFSYEVSRSLACCEGSLLVVDATQGVEAQTVANAYLAIDHNHEIIPVINKIDLPQADPERVKKQIEDILGIDSSEAILASAKEGIGTKEILEAIVKRIPPPKGDPKAPLRAMIFDSWFDNYLGVIILVRVFDGKIKPGMKIKLMATSKEYEVQRLGILTPFPKDIEVLSAGEVGFIIAGIKNISDTKIGDTVTLAETPASEPLPGFREVKPMVFCGLYPVQTNQYEELKSALEKLRLNDSSFFFEPETSAALGFGFRCGFLGLLHMEIIKERLEREFNLSLISTAPTVRYKIVDKKGEYLIDNPSKIPKIYERIEEPFMKVSIIVPEEFVGEILKLCQERRGIQKEFSYITKERVLLVYEMPLNEILWDFYDKLKSLSKGYASMDYEFIGYRPGELVKLDILINGEPVDALSVIVHKDKAYWKGRSIAQKLRTVIPRQLFEVIIQAAIGGKVIARESIAPLKKNVLAKCYGGDVTRKKKLLEKQKEGKKRMKQIGRVEIPQEAFLSVLKVE, from the coding sequence ATGCAGAGAATAAGAAATTTTGCAATAATTGCCCATATAGATCACGGAAAATCTACCCTTGCTGACAGACTCCTTGAGTTTACAGGTGCTGTTAATCTTGGAGGGAAAATGGGACAAATTCTTGATTCAATGGATCTTGAAAGAGAAAGAGGTATTACTATTAAGGCTCATGCAGTAAGGCTTAACTGGAAAGCTCAGGATGGTGAAACTTATATTTTGAATCTTATTGATACTCCAGGACATGTAGATTTTTCCTATGAAGTATCCCGTTCATTAGCCTGTTGTGAAGGAAGTCTTCTTGTTGTTGATGCTACACAGGGGGTAGAGGCTCAAACAGTTGCAAATGCTTATCTCGCAATAGATCACAATCATGAAATAATTCCAGTTATAAATAAGATCGATCTTCCTCAGGCAGATCCAGAAAGAGTAAAAAAACAGATAGAAGACATTCTTGGGATAGACAGTTCAGAAGCAATTCTTGCTTCTGCAAAAGAAGGTATTGGAACTAAAGAAATTCTTGAAGCAATTGTAAAAAGAATACCTCCGCCAAAGGGTGATCCTAAAGCGCCTCTCAGAGCAATGATATTTGATTCATGGTTTGACAATTACTTAGGTGTTATTATTCTTGTTAGAGTTTTTGATGGAAAAATTAAACCTGGGATGAAAATAAAACTAATGGCAACTTCAAAGGAATACGAGGTTCAAAGACTTGGGATACTTACTCCTTTCCCAAAAGACATTGAAGTGCTTTCAGCAGGTGAAGTTGGATTTATTATTGCTGGAATTAAAAATATTTCTGATACAAAAATAGGAGATACGGTGACTCTTGCAGAGACTCCTGCCAGTGAGCCTCTACCAGGTTTCAGAGAAGTTAAACCAATGGTATTTTGTGGACTTTATCCAGTACAGACAAATCAATATGAAGAATTAAAATCTGCACTTGAAAAACTAAGACTTAATGACTCCTCATTTTTCTTTGAGCCAGAGACCTCAGCAGCTCTTGGATTTGGTTTTAGATGCGGTTTTTTAGGCTTGCTTCATATGGAAATTATAAAAGAGCGACTTGAAAGAGAGTTTAATCTTTCGCTGATAAGCACAGCTCCAACAGTAAGATATAAAATTGTTGATAAAAAAGGTGAATATCTCATTGACAATCCAAGCAAAATACCCAAAATTTATGAAAGAATTGAAGAGCCTTTTATGAAGGTTTCAATAATTGTTCCTGAAGAGTTTGTAGGAGAAATTCTAAAGTTGTGTCAGGAAAGAAGAGGAATTCAGAAAGAGTTTTCATACATCACAAAAGAAAGAGTTCTTCTTGTTTATGAAATGCCATTAAATGAAATCCTGTGGGACTTTTATGATAAACTCAAGTCCCTTTCAAAAGGATATGCATCAATGGATTATGAATTCATCGGATACAGACCAGGCGAACTTGTAAAACTTGACATACTCATTAATGGAGAGCCAGTAGATGCTTTATCTGTCATTGTTCATAAAGACAAAGCCTACTGGAAAGGCAGATCAATAGCTCAAAAATTAAGAACAGTAATACCAAGACAGCTTTTTGAAGTTATAATTCAGGCTGCTATTGGAGGCAAAGTTATAGCAAGGGAAAGTATTGCTCCACTTAAAAAAAATGTTTTAGCAAAATGTTATGGAGGTGATGTAACAAGAAAAAAGAAGTTACTTGAAAAGCAAAAGGAAGGGAAAAAAAGAATGAAACAAATTGGAAGAGTTGAAATACCACAGGAAGCATTTCTATCAGTTTTAAAAGTTGAATAG
- a CDS encoding ROK family protein, whose protein sequence is MHYIGIDIGGTNIKIGIISKDWKIRKICKFPTGSNPMEIIIDELDSILKEFNVLGIGAGVAGLVDTEGNVIETANIPFFNNYPLGKELKNRYNVEVKIDNDANVATVAEAFFGEGRGVQNFILLTLGTGIGSGLWFNGKIAQFPMEVGHMSINYKGKSCSCGSLGCVELYASARAIKDSLTEKIENGEESYIKELYEGNFYKATSLDIYRVAMEGDPVCRAVLKEAGKALGAAIANLINLFRPEKIILTGGLSQAVNIYIETAIQEAKKRAMKTLASAVQITTSSLVDKGGVLGAVAVLRELCRE, encoded by the coding sequence ATGCATTACATTGGAATTGACATAGGTGGCACAAATATCAAGATTGGAATAATCTCAAAAGACTGGAAAATTAGAAAAATATGTAAATTCCCAACTGGTAGTAATCCAATGGAAATAATCATTGATGAACTGGACAGTATTTTGAAGGAATTTAATGTGCTTGGAATAGGAGCTGGTGTTGCTGGGCTGGTGGATACTGAAGGCAATGTAATTGAGACAGCCAACATCCCATTTTTCAATAATTATCCGTTGGGTAAAGAATTAAAAAACAGATATAATGTGGAAGTAAAAATAGATAATGATGCAAATGTAGCAACAGTTGCAGAAGCTTTTTTTGGAGAAGGCAGAGGTGTTCAAAATTTTATTCTTCTTACACTTGGAACAGGCATTGGTAGTGGTTTATGGTTTAATGGAAAAATTGCTCAGTTTCCAATGGAAGTTGGACATATGAGCATAAATTATAAAGGAAAATCCTGTAGTTGTGGTTCTTTAGGATGTGTGGAACTGTATGCTTCAGCGAGAGCAATAAAAGACAGTTTAACAGAAAAAATCGAAAATGGTGAAGAAAGTTATATAAAAGAGCTCTATGAAGGAAATTTTTACAAAGCAACTTCTTTAGACATATACAGAGTAGCAATGGAAGGTGATCCTGTTTGTAGAGCTGTTCTTAAAGAAGCAGGTAAAGCCCTTGGCGCTGCAATAGCAAATTTAATAAATCTTTTCAGACCAGAAAAAATCATTTTAACTGGAGGACTTTCTCAGGCAGTAAATATTTATATTGAGACAGCTATTCAGGAAGCTAAAAAAAGAGCAATGAAAACCCTTGCCTCAGCTGTGCAAATCACTACATCAAGCCTTGTAGACAAGGGTGGTGTTTTAGGCGCAGTGGCAGTATTAAGAGAATTATGCAGAGAATAA
- a CDS encoding alanine--glyoxylate aminotransferase family protein, producing MLLKKYLLAPGPTPVPPEVLLSMAMPIIHHRSPDFLPILDSAKKGLQWIYQTKNDVLILCSTGTGGMVAAVNNFFSPGEKVLVINGGKFGERWVKIAQAYGLTVHEIAVEWGYSVDVNRVDEELKKHPDIKGIFIQASETSTGVYHDVEAVGKIVKNYDDTLFIVDAISALVAHDIKTDEWGIDVMVSGSQKGFMLPPGLAFISVSEKAWKRNEKSKMPRFYFNLKKERENLAKNQTNFTSAVSLIVGLNEALKLMQKEGLENIFRRHSLLSHATREAAKEIGLNLFPKGTPSNAVTAIEAPEGIDGQMIYKTLREKHGVTAAGGQDKLKGKIFRIAHLGYADKFDVIVGISALEMTLKELGYPVTFGKGVAKAEEIFSKEEIK from the coding sequence ATGCTTTTGAAAAAATATCTGCTTGCACCAGGACCAACTCCAGTCCCGCCGGAAGTACTTCTTAGTATGGCAATGCCCATAATTCATCATCGCAGTCCTGATTTTTTACCAATTCTGGATTCAGCCAAAAAGGGCCTTCAATGGATTTATCAGACTAAAAATGATGTTTTAATACTTTGCTCTACTGGCACAGGTGGAATGGTTGCTGCAGTAAACAACTTTTTTTCACCCGGTGAAAAAGTTCTTGTAATAAATGGTGGTAAATTTGGTGAAAGATGGGTAAAAATTGCTCAGGCTTATGGTTTAACTGTTCATGAAATTGCAGTTGAATGGGGATATTCAGTTGATGTTAATAGAGTTGATGAAGAATTAAAGAAACATCCAGATATTAAAGGCATTTTTATTCAGGCAAGTGAGACTTCCACAGGTGTGTATCATGATGTTGAGGCAGTTGGAAAGATAGTAAAAAATTATGATGACACATTATTTATTGTTGACGCCATTTCCGCACTTGTTGCCCATGACATAAAAACTGATGAATGGGGAATTGATGTAATGGTAAGTGGTTCTCAGAAAGGATTTATGCTTCCACCAGGGCTTGCATTTATAAGTGTAAGTGAAAAGGCTTGGAAAAGAAATGAAAAATCAAAAATGCCAAGATTTTATTTTAATCTTAAAAAAGAAAGAGAAAACCTTGCAAAAAATCAAACAAACTTTACTTCAGCTGTATCTCTTATTGTCGGGCTTAATGAAGCTTTGAAACTCATGCAAAAAGAAGGACTTGAAAACATATTCCGAAGGCACTCTCTACTGTCTCATGCTACAAGAGAAGCAGCAAAAGAAATAGGACTCAATTTGTTTCCAAAAGGCACACCAAGCAATGCTGTTACAGCAATTGAAGCACCTGAAGGAATTGATGGACAGATGATTTACAAAACTTTAAGAGAAAAACATGGTGTTACAGCAGCTGGTGGACAGGATAAACTTAAAGGTAAGATATTCAGAATTGCCCATCTTGGATATGCTGATAAATTTGATGTAATTGTTGGAATTTCAGCACTTGAAATGACACTTAAAGAGCTTGGATACCCTGTTACTTTTGGTAAAGGTGTTGCAAAGGCAGAAGAAATTTTTTCAAAGGAGGAGATTAAGTGA
- the serA gene encoding phosphoglycerate dehydrogenase, with amino-acid sequence MKVLVSDSISPKGVEILKKAGLQVDVKTGLKSEELKAIIGEYDALIIRSATKVTAEIIEAADKLKVIGRAGTGVDNVDKVAATKKGIVVMNTPGGNTITTAEHTIAMLFSLARRIPQATASMKEGKWEKKKFMGVELYNKTLGIIGLGRIGSEVAKRMQCMGMNVLAYDPFLSDEKAEELGIIKTDLDRLFTESDFITIHTPLTAETKYLINKDTIAKMKNGVYIINCARGGIVNEKDLYEAIQSGKVAGAALDVFEKEPPEEGYPLIADDRVICTPHLGASTVEAQENVAVAIAEQVVDYLINGTIRNAVNFPSIPFDQVPLIRPYLVLLERMGSFVSQIFTKSIKQVQIEYLGEISDLNTQALTAAALKGILDPILGEPVNYVNASFIAKERGIEVKEIKGKEAGDYQSLVRIILIGKDDKAVIAGTLLSRKDPRIVQINDISMEIIPEGNMIFMRNWDRPGVIGNIGTLLGQNNINIGHMHFGRKEAGGIAFSVISIDAPLTEEIIDRIKKLPNILEVKPVYISTH; translated from the coding sequence GTGAAAGTTCTTGTCAGTGACAGCATTTCTCCAAAAGGAGTCGAAATTTTAAAAAAAGCAGGACTTCAAGTTGATGTAAAAACAGGATTGAAATCAGAAGAACTTAAAGCAATAATTGGAGAGTATGATGCTTTGATTATAAGAAGCGCTACAAAGGTGACTGCTGAAATCATTGAAGCTGCAGATAAGCTTAAAGTTATAGGTAGAGCAGGAACAGGTGTAGACAATGTGGATAAAGTTGCTGCAACAAAGAAGGGAATTGTTGTAATGAACACTCCTGGAGGAAATACTATAACTACTGCAGAACACACAATTGCAATGCTTTTTTCTTTAGCAAGAAGAATTCCTCAAGCAACAGCTTCAATGAAAGAAGGAAAATGGGAAAAGAAAAAATTCATGGGAGTTGAACTTTACAATAAAACTCTTGGAATAATCGGACTTGGTAGAATTGGTTCAGAAGTTGCAAAAAGAATGCAATGTATGGGTATGAATGTTTTAGCCTACGATCCTTTTTTAAGTGATGAAAAAGCTGAAGAACTTGGAATTATAAAGACTGACCTTGATAGACTCTTTACTGAATCAGACTTTATTACAATTCATACTCCTTTGACTGCTGAAACCAAGTATTTAATAAATAAAGATACGATTGCGAAAATGAAAAATGGAGTTTATATAATTAACTGTGCTCGTGGCGGTATAGTAAATGAAAAGGACCTTTATGAGGCAATTCAGTCAGGAAAAGTTGCCGGCGCTGCTTTGGATGTTTTTGAAAAAGAACCTCCTGAAGAAGGCTATCCTCTAATAGCAGATGACCGAGTAATCTGTACTCCTCATCTTGGGGCATCTACAGTAGAAGCTCAGGAAAATGTTGCAGTTGCAATAGCAGAACAGGTAGTAGATTATTTAATTAATGGAACTATCCGTAATGCTGTTAATTTCCCATCAATTCCCTTTGATCAGGTCCCACTTATCAGACCCTATCTTGTATTGCTTGAAAGAATGGGAAGTTTTGTTTCTCAGATTTTTACTAAAAGCATCAAACAGGTTCAGATTGAATATCTTGGTGAAATTTCTGATCTTAACACGCAGGCATTGACTGCTGCAGCACTAAAAGGAATTTTAGATCCCATACTTGGAGAGCCTGTAAACTATGTTAATGCTTCATTTATTGCAAAAGAAAGAGGTATAGAAGTTAAAGAAATAAAAGGAAAAGAAGCAGGTGATTATCAGAGTCTTGTCCGAATAATTCTAATTGGAAAAGATGACAAAGCAGTTATTGCTGGAACACTTTTAAGTAGAAAAGACCCAAGAATTGTTCAAATTAATGATATTTCCATGGAGATCATTCCCGAAGGCAACATGATATTTATGAGAAACTGGGACCGTCCCGGTGTTATTGGCAATATCGGAACTCTGCTTGGACAGAACAATATCAATATTGGGCACATGCATTTTGGAAGGAAGGAAGCAGGAGGCATAGCTTTTTCTGTTATAAGTATTGATGCTCCATTGACAGAGGAAATAATTGATAGAATAAAGAAACTTCCAAATATTCTGGAAGTAAAACCAGTTTATATTTCTACTCATTAA
- a CDS encoding adenylosuccinate synthase, with protein MPTVVIIGAQWGDEGKGKIVDFLTEKCDYVVRFQGGCNAGHTVVVGDEKYILHLIPSGILHKNKKCIIGNGVVLDPGGLLKEIETLKNKGIEIDNNLYIAKHCHLIMPYHIAIEEQSEKKKKIGTTKKGIGPCYTDKIARNGVRMIDLLYPEILKNKIQANLEVINFLLKNLYNAESLNAEDIFNQYMNYGDKLKKYIADTDILINEAIDSGKNVLFEGAQGSLLDIDHGTYPYVTSSNTVAGGACTGAGVSPIKINSIIGVVKAYTTRVGGGPFPTEIKDELGEYIRQKGGEYGATTGRPRRCGWLDLVGLRHSVRVNGFTGLVITKLDILDGIDKLKICVGYKYGSRILEEFPKELEILENCTPVYEELPGWKESTRGIKNYENLPDNAKKYLQLIEDSLKIKIQIISTGQKRDEIIVKESPL; from the coding sequence ATGCCAACAGTTGTTATCATAGGAGCACAATGGGGAGATGAAGGAAAAGGTAAAATAGTTGATTTTTTAACAGAAAAGTGCGATTATGTTGTGAGATTTCAGGGAGGATGTAATGCAGGACATACAGTTGTTGTAGGAGATGAAAAGTATATACTTCATTTGATTCCATCTGGTATTCTTCATAAAAATAAGAAATGCATTATAGGAAATGGAGTGGTTTTGGACCCGGGAGGTTTATTAAAAGAAATAGAAACTCTTAAAAATAAAGGAATAGAAATTGACAACAATCTATACATTGCAAAGCACTGTCATCTCATAATGCCCTACCACATTGCCATAGAAGAGCAATCTGAAAAAAAGAAAAAAATTGGAACAACAAAAAAAGGCATAGGGCCTTGTTATACTGATAAGATTGCTCGAAACGGTGTTAGAATGATTGATTTGCTTTATCCTGAAATCCTCAAAAACAAAATTCAGGCAAATCTTGAAGTTATAAATTTTTTACTTAAAAATTTATACAATGCTGAGTCATTGAATGCAGAAGATATATTCAATCAATATATGAATTATGGAGATAAACTGAAAAAATATATTGCTGACACAGATATCCTTATAAATGAAGCAATTGACAGTGGTAAAAATGTCCTATTTGAAGGTGCTCAGGGCAGTCTTCTTGACATTGACCATGGAACATATCCCTATGTTACTTCTTCAAATACAGTAGCTGGAGGTGCCTGCACAGGAGCTGGAGTAAGTCCCATAAAAATTAACAGCATTATAGGAGTTGTAAAGGCTTATACTACCAGGGTAGGTGGTGGACCTTTTCCTACAGAGATAAAAGATGAACTTGGTGAATACATCAGGCAAAAGGGTGGAGAATATGGAGCAACTACTGGAAGACCTCGCAGATGCGGATGGCTTGACCTTGTGGGATTACGGCATTCTGTAAGAGTAAACGGATTTACAGGTTTAGTAATAACAAAGCTTGATATTCTTGATGGAATTGATAAATTGAAAATATGCGTTGGATATAAATACGGCAGCAGGATTTTGGAGGAGTTTCCGAAAGAGCTTGAAATTCTTGAAAATTGCACTCCTGTGTATGAAGAACTTCCAGGCTGGAAAGAAAGCACAAGAGGTATCAAAAATTATGAAAACTTACCTGATAATGCTAAAAAATATCTCCAACTCATAGAGGATTCATTAAAGATTAAAATTCAGATTATTTCTACAGGACAAAAAAGAGATGAGATTATCGTTAAGGAGTCTCCTTTATGA